The Anolis carolinensis isolate JA03-04 chromosome 1, rAnoCar3.1.pri, whole genome shotgun sequence genome window below encodes:
- the insig2 gene encoding insulin-induced gene 2 protein isoform X1 yields the protein MLLGVHKAMADAAAQPSIPRKCGPYISSVTSHSLNLMLRGVVLFLIGVFLALVLNLLQIQRNVTLFPPDVITSIFSSAWWVPLCCGTASAVIGLLYPCMDKHLGEPHKFKREWSSVMRCVAVFVGINHASAKVDFANNIQLSLTLAALSIGLWWTFDRSRSGFGLGIGIAFLATVVTQLLVYNGVYQYTSPDFLYVRSWLPCIFFAGGITMGNIGRQLAMYECKVTAEKSHED from the exons ATGTTGCTGGGAGTCCATAAGGCCATGGCAGATGCTGCTGCCCAGCCATCCATACCAAGGAAGTGTGGCCCATACATTTCTTCAGTCACCAGCCACAGCCTCAACTTGATGCTTCGTGGGGTGGTCTTGTTTTTAATCGGCGTCTTTCTTGCATTAGTATTAAACCTGCTGCAGATTCAGAGAAACGTCACCTTGTTTCCCCCCGATGTAATTACAAGTATCTTCTCGTCAGCTTGGTGGGTCCCACTTTGTTGTGGAACAGCTTCAG CTGTGATAGGGTTACTGTACCCTTGCATGGATAAACACCTGGGAGAACCACATAAATTTAAGAGGGAATGGTCAAGTGTGATGCGCTGCGTAGCAGTCTTTGTTGGCATAAATCATGCCAGTGCT AAAGTGGATTTTGCCAACAACATCCAGTTGTCTCTCACACTTGCTGCACTTTCCATTGGACTGTGGTGGACATTTGACAGATCCCGAAGTGGCTTCGGTCTGGGCATAGGAATTGCATTTCTAGCTACAGTGGTCACCCAACTCCTGGTCTACAATGGAGTTTATCA GTATACATCTCCTGATTTTCTGTATGTGCGGTCCTGGTTACCCTGTATATTTTTTGCGGGTGGAATAACGATGGGAAACATTGGCAGGCAGTTGGCAATG TATGAATGCAAAGTTACTGCAGAAAAGTCTCATGAAGACTGA
- the insig2 gene encoding insulin-induced gene 2 protein isoform X2, which produces MDKHLGEPHKFKREWSSVMRCVAVFVGINHASAKVDFANNIQLSLTLAALSIGLWWTFDRSRSGFGLGIGIAFLATVVTQLLVYNGVYQYTSPDFLYVRSWLPCIFFAGGITMGNIGRQLAMYECKVTAEKSHED; this is translated from the exons ATGGATAAACACCTGGGAGAACCACATAAATTTAAGAGGGAATGGTCAAGTGTGATGCGCTGCGTAGCAGTCTTTGTTGGCATAAATCATGCCAGTGCT AAAGTGGATTTTGCCAACAACATCCAGTTGTCTCTCACACTTGCTGCACTTTCCATTGGACTGTGGTGGACATTTGACAGATCCCGAAGTGGCTTCGGTCTGGGCATAGGAATTGCATTTCTAGCTACAGTGGTCACCCAACTCCTGGTCTACAATGGAGTTTATCA GTATACATCTCCTGATTTTCTGTATGTGCGGTCCTGGTTACCCTGTATATTTTTTGCGGGTGGAATAACGATGGGAAACATTGGCAGGCAGTTGGCAATG TATGAATGCAAAGTTACTGCAGAAAAGTCTCATGAAGACTGA